DNA from Pichia kudriavzevii chromosome 5, complete sequence:
TCACCCTTATTTGATTCCCTTCTACCTTGTCTTCCTCTCACGGCTGTCCCCCTGTCTGCTAATAACGAAACCATAAACACTGTGCTCAGCATCAGTACAACGCTAATTGATAGCCACCAAGCTTCACGACAAGAAATTGAACACTTTCCTTTGGACCTGTCCAATTCCAGTCCACCAACAAGCCGTTTCCAATCCAGTCCTTCTACAAACCACCTGGAAGTAGAAACACAAGAAAGAAACGAACAAGACTTTGAGCACGAGCTGGATCAAGATAGAACCTTTTGCATATCCCCTCCCTCGGTAAAGTCATACACGTTCCCTGTCGAAAAACTGGATCTACCTGACCCCCTTCTTGATATTATTCAAAGCTCTAAGTTATTCCCACCACATTCTATACATCTATCACAATCCTTGGAAAGCATAAAAATGGTTGATGAAAAGCAAACTGAAGAGAAGATTGGAtcttttttccaaattctaAAGAGCTATTTATATAACGCCTTCACCAAGACTAAAGAGACTCTCTCTTTTACATCGGCAAAAACCGTCGACTATGTACATTACTACTACCTGGGAACtataaaaaaactaaaGCAGTATCCACTAACCACCTACAATGCCCTATACGTTGCATCTCTAGCTGCTGCCGCTTATGCCATCAAATACTTGCACAATGAACGTGTCATTACCACTTTCAACCGGCTCAACCGTCATGATAGAGACGTCCAGATAGCATCAGCTGTCGGTATCGCATTTTTGGTTGGGGGAATAGGAAACTATgtttatttgagaaacaatAGGACTATCAAAGGCAGCAGTCCCTAGAGGTTGACActctttttgttcttttccATTCACTGCTATTTTCATCATACACACTGTCGTATATACTAAAGTATCcttatttttcttctctttaaAGTATAGTTTTTTCGTAACGAATTTATTCAACTCTGCACTATGAAAATACACATTTTGACATTAATCTATATAACTTGACTACGTTGCAATTCTCAACGATGACTTTCATCATACTCCAAACCCCTTTGCCGATCACGTAGAATCTCATCGATGCTTCGCCCGTCGTTAAACTCATCAAATGAGGACTTTCtggatttgaaaaacctCCTGTACCTGCTCTCCTCCCCATTGCCTTGATTCTTGGGCACTTTCACTGTCTTACCACTTGGCAGCATTTCCTCAGTGTACTCATCGTTAGAACTCACCACAACAATACTCGGCGTATCCGGTGGCAATTCGTTCGGATTGATCATGGTCCCCTTTCTCTTGCGTGATTGTGTCTTCTCAGTCGGGTGCAGTGAACCTTTCTTGAGGAAACTCTTgagattgaagata
Protein-coding regions in this window:
- a CDS encoding uncharacterized protein (PKUD0E04575), giving the protein MTFLSDIKSKTRKLTKSSSSLHSSEHLESSAASISSVSSSNSIASFTENIKKSLSTRKKHFPSLKKLKRSLSSASFHSNHSNTSDLSLEYNQNEYYSPAQHEPLYRDQEEYCLSYQIQEKDTYIDNPVSDASEEALKEEAEEAEAEEAEAEEGSPLFDSLLPCLPLTAVPLSANNETINTVLSISTTLIDSHQASRQEIEHFPLDLSNSSPPTSRFQSSPSTNHLEVETQERNEQDFEHELDQDRTFCISPPSVKSYTFPVEKLDLPDPLLDIIQSSKLFPPHSIHLSQSLESIKMVDEKQTEEKIGSFFQILKSYLYNAFTKTKETLSFTSAKTVDYVHYYYLGTIKKLKQYPLTTYNALYVASLAAAAYAIKYLHNERVITTFNRLNRHDRDVQIASAVGIAFLVGGIGNYVYLRNNRTIKGSSP